One genomic region from Limisphaerales bacterium encodes:
- a CDS encoding mandelate racemase/muconate lactonizing enzyme family protein, producing the protein MKIKQVICQVLRLESVENKTASSQDAVIVRIRTDTGLEGVGEADSSPEVVKAIIDAPFSHNVACGLREMLLGENPLETDRLWQKLHRGSQYFGRSSVTLSAISAIDLALWDLKGKHFGEPIHRLLGGKRHNKIRAYASILFGSDGAETADIGRRWIEAGYTAVKFGWEPMGESEAVDLDLVRGAREGIGEDATLLIDAGCVWDARTALRRAERFAQYNPEWLEEALQQADIDGYRWLRDRSPVPIAAGEGECGAESFRALIDRHALDVYQVDLSRNGFTDASYIRRRVEEIGARLCNHCYTSPITHAASAHWLSTCRDAFLFEDCVEDSALRHELTHEKIQAKDGWLHVPDRPGLGITLNEEFISQYLVSESGA; encoded by the coding sequence ATGAAAATTAAACAGGTCATTTGTCAGGTGCTACGGTTGGAGTCGGTGGAAAATAAAACCGCGAGCAGCCAAGATGCCGTGATTGTGCGAATCCGCACGGACACGGGACTCGAAGGTGTGGGCGAGGCAGACTCGTCCCCGGAAGTAGTAAAGGCCATCATCGATGCACCCTTCAGCCACAATGTCGCGTGTGGATTACGCGAAATGTTGCTCGGCGAAAACCCGCTGGAGACCGACCGACTTTGGCAGAAGCTCCATCGCGGCTCGCAATATTTCGGGCGCTCATCGGTCACCCTGTCAGCCATCAGCGCGATTGACTTGGCCTTGTGGGATCTCAAAGGCAAACATTTTGGCGAACCAATCCACCGACTGCTCGGCGGCAAACGCCACAACAAAATCCGCGCCTATGCATCCATCCTTTTTGGGAGCGATGGCGCAGAGACTGCGGACATCGGCCGACGCTGGATTGAAGCTGGCTACACCGCGGTGAAATTTGGATGGGAACCGATGGGCGAAAGCGAAGCGGTGGACCTGGATCTTGTGCGCGGCGCGCGCGAAGGCATCGGCGAAGACGCCACACTGCTCATCGACGCCGGCTGCGTATGGGATGCCCGCACCGCCCTACGCCGGGCCGAACGGTTTGCCCAGTACAATCCCGAATGGCTGGAAGAGGCGCTTCAACAGGCAGACATCGACGGCTACCGTTGGTTGCGCGACCGCTCACCCGTACCCATCGCGGCCGGAGAGGGCGAGTGCGGAGCGGAATCGTTCCGGGCACTCATTGACCGGCACGCGCTGGATGTTTATCAAGTCGATCTATCACGCAACGGCTTCACCGATGCCAGCTACATCCGCCGCCGCGTGGAAGAGATTGGTGCGCGCCTGTGCAACCACTGCTACACCAGCCCCATCACCCACGCCGCCAGCGCCCATTGGCTCTCCACCTGCCGCGACGCGTTTTTGTTTGAAGATTGTGTAGAAGATTCCGCGCTCCGGCACGAGTTAACCCACGAGAAAATCCAGGCCAAAGATGGCTGGCTGCACGTCCCCGACCGCCCCGGCCTCGGCATCACTCTTAACGAGGAATTCATCAGCCAATACCTCGTCTCCGAATCGGGCGCATAA
- a CDS encoding SDR family oxidoreductase, with the protein MSDTKPLVVITGASSGIGAATAKAFAGAGFPLLLLARRVELMEALDLPNTLCRSVDVLDREAIKAAVAEAEAAHGPTEILINNAGIMLNGDPTTQNPEEWDRVIDVNLKGVMNGVHAVLPAMVERQGGTIVNLGSIAGRKTFGAHSVYCGTKFGVHAITETIREEVAGKNVRLITIAPGMVGTELVSHSTDEAAKKGWWDYANQIGGPLEPEDIADSILYACQVPQRVCVREMVICPTRQEP; encoded by the coding sequence ATGAGCGATACCAAACCTCTTGTTGTGATCACCGGCGCCAGCTCAGGCATTGGCGCCGCCACGGCCAAGGCCTTTGCCGGAGCCGGATTTCCGCTGCTGCTGCTGGCGCGGCGGGTGGAATTGATGGAAGCCCTCGATCTGCCCAACACCCTGTGCCGCAGTGTGGATGTGCTCGATCGCGAGGCGATCAAGGCCGCGGTTGCCGAGGCGGAAGCTGCGCACGGGCCCACCGAGATTCTGATCAACAACGCCGGCATCATGCTCAACGGCGATCCGACCACGCAAAACCCCGAGGAATGGGATCGCGTCATCGACGTGAATCTCAAGGGCGTAATGAACGGCGTGCATGCCGTGTTACCCGCCATGGTCGAGCGGCAGGGCGGCACCATCGTGAATCTCGGCTCGATCGCCGGCCGTAAAACCTTCGGCGCTCATTCCGTTTATTGCGGCACCAAGTTCGGCGTACACGCCATCACCGAGACCATTCGGGAAGAGGTCGCCGGCAAAAACGTGCGGCTCATCACCATCGCCCCCGGCATGGTCGGCACCGAACTGGTCAGTCATTCCACCGATGAAGCCGCCAAAAAAGGCTGGTGGGATTACGCTAATCAAATCGGCGGCCCGCTGGAGCCCGAGGACATCGCCGACAGCATCCTGTACGCCTGTCAGGTGCCCCAGCGAGTGTGTGTTCGGGAAATGGTCATCTGCCCGACCCGCCAGGAACCCTGA
- a CDS encoding DUF1552 domain-containing protein, whose amino-acid sequence MSKSSYLIPRRTFLRGIGATLALPALEIMSPALSHAKTAKPKRPVRLAVLFKGAGVNPTSWDITGATETEFTLSRLLQPLEKNKKDIVVLRNIDTDQRANGGHENVTVTFMTGRTRKSRLEQWQSFDQVIADEVGRTTPVKSLALRSDTYLDHKDPAENFISYGTDGSPLPVEAKPEVVFNRLFKGFHNSDFRQRTTSVLDEVKDSYAAIARKASRRDQQVLEQYLQSVREVERDIEQFSTQGNAARDAKLRKIQPVPAVNNLAERTAAMLDLMALAFWTDMTRVSTLMMAHTESRSTFEFLGINDELHMLSHFVRTRNRSSGLDGYDRINRWYISQFARFINRLKALPDTEGTVFDNSAVLFGSGIKHGDYHSVTDLPLVLAGGGGGQIQPGRYVEYPNVPNGNLHLKLMQIMGVHRDQYGNSTGVLPGISEKANLAPRYVDDGSWKITTDAGNKIALKGLLKISVKADDLNHYLVQLSGGKELDIRPSFGNVHSTRLDASVGSVVQLEGETSVKDGHKTITKITRIKRL is encoded by the coding sequence ATGAGCAAGTCATCCTACCTCATCCCGCGCCGCACCTTTTTGCGCGGCATCGGCGCCACGCTGGCCCTGCCGGCGCTGGAGATCATGTCGCCCGCCCTCAGCCACGCCAAGACCGCCAAGCCCAAGCGCCCCGTGCGCCTGGCTGTGCTCTTCAAGGGCGCGGGCGTGAACCCTACCTCATGGGATATCACCGGCGCCACGGAAACGGAGTTCACCCTCTCGCGCCTATTGCAGCCGCTGGAGAAAAACAAAAAGGACATCGTCGTCCTGCGCAATATCGACACCGACCAGCGCGCCAATGGCGGCCACGAGAATGTGACCGTCACCTTCATGACCGGCCGCACGCGCAAGAGCCGGCTGGAACAATGGCAATCGTTTGATCAAGTGATCGCCGATGAGGTCGGCCGCACGACGCCCGTGAAATCGCTCGCGCTACGCAGTGACACGTATCTCGATCACAAGGATCCCGCTGAGAACTTCATTTCCTACGGCACCGATGGCAGTCCCCTACCCGTCGAGGCCAAACCGGAGGTGGTATTCAACCGTTTGTTCAAGGGCTTTCACAACAGCGACTTTCGCCAGCGCACCACGAGCGTGTTAGATGAAGTGAAAGACAGCTACGCCGCCATTGCCCGCAAGGCCAGCCGGCGCGATCAACAGGTGCTCGAGCAGTATCTGCAATCTGTACGCGAGGTGGAGCGCGATATCGAGCAGTTCAGCACACAAGGCAACGCCGCGCGCGATGCCAAGCTGCGGAAGATCCAGCCCGTGCCGGCCGTCAATAATCTCGCCGAACGCACCGCCGCCATGCTCGACCTAATGGCGCTGGCCTTCTGGACGGACATGACCCGCGTAAGCACGCTGATGATGGCGCACACTGAGAGCCGGTCCACCTTCGAGTTTCTCGGCATCAATGACGAGCTGCACATGCTTTCGCACTTTGTGCGCACGCGCAACCGCTCCTCCGGCTTGGACGGCTACGACCGCATCAACCGCTGGTACATCAGCCAGTTCGCGCGGTTCATCAACCGCCTCAAGGCATTGCCCGACACCGAGGGCACCGTGTTCGACAACAGCGCCGTGCTCTTCGGCTCGGGCATCAAACACGGCGATTATCATTCCGTCACCGATCTCCCCCTCGTGCTGGCCGGCGGCGGCGGCGGGCAAATCCAGCCGGGGCGGTACGTGGAATATCCCAACGTGCCCAACGGCAATTTGCATTTGAAGCTCATGCAGATCATGGGTGTGCACCGCGATCAATACGGCAACTCCACCGGCGTGTTGCCGGGCATCTCGGAGAAAGCCAACCTCGCACCGCGTTACGTGGATGACGGCTCGTGGAAAATCACCACCGATGCCGGCAACAAGATCGCGCTCAAGGGCCTGCTGAAGATCAGCGTGAAAGCCGATGACCTGAACCATTATCTGGTGCAACTCTCCGGCGGCAAGGAACTCGACATCCGCCCGAGTTTTGGCAATGTCCACAGCACTCGCCTCGACGCCAGCGTCGGCTCCGTCGTCCAGCTCGAAGGCGAAACCAGCGTCAAAGACGGCCACAAAACCATCACCAAGATCACTCGCATCAAGCGTCTGTAA
- a CDS encoding DUF1592 domain-containing protein: MAALKIGMRRVIFHFVFLASLGWAGAVELPEVAEVLRARCMDCHDCETSKGGVNLEALLAATDFREKENAKIWLKVDHMVATGEMPPKKKKPLTAPEKAVITGWFSEAFVLKDGREHIGATPLRRLTRYELINTLEDLLHVNLKPAYVYSPEVPALLPSTLETLLPADAPGESGFTNDAAQQAGTPPPILKLSAAFDFALKTFAKDQEARAKVFGMKVIPADLPDAEAREILLRFTRRAWRGYPNAANEAVVWRAYQTQRQDAAPQAALLHAMKIALLSPAFIYRMEMVQNRPLPYAVNDRELANRLSYFLWASPPDDELIRKADRGELRRPDVLAAQVDRLLNSPKRLALAEDFAGQWLGFTDLVDNRVFYQNENWNRGVYDEALFFFDELVKSDRPILDLIDSNWVYQSNYTGVRTAGGGHAFEAKYADIFDWRRQRPGGIRERFYEPPRLIKINSDQRGGLITSVGILRVTSAPDRTNPIRRGVWLLDKVLGRQLHAPENIPALSQSERVNGKKLEDLADIMKAHASKAICVSCHQHIDPLGLGLENFDPFGKWRTTYPNRRPVKSDGAFPNGAAFNTPRAMKQILLKDYREPIVRNFTKRLLAYAIGRKLKPHDRPAVDRICAALAADGNKMNTLIRGIIASPQFQQRQDAP; the protein is encoded by the coding sequence ATGGCGGCGCTAAAAATTGGCATGCGGCGCGTAATTTTTCATTTTGTTTTTCTCGCCTCCCTCGGCTGGGCTGGGGCGGTGGAATTGCCTGAGGTGGCGGAGGTGTTGAGGGCGCGGTGCATGGATTGTCATGACTGCGAGACGAGCAAGGGCGGTGTGAATTTGGAGGCGCTGCTGGCGGCAACGGATTTTCGGGAGAAAGAAAACGCCAAGATCTGGCTAAAGGTGGATCACATGGTGGCCACGGGCGAGATGCCGCCTAAAAAAAAGAAGCCGCTCACCGCCCCGGAAAAGGCGGTGATCACCGGCTGGTTCTCGGAAGCGTTTGTGTTGAAGGACGGACGCGAACACATCGGGGCCACACCGCTGCGTCGACTGACGCGTTATGAGCTGATCAACACGCTGGAGGATTTGCTGCACGTGAACCTCAAGCCCGCGTATGTGTATAGTCCGGAAGTCCCGGCGCTGTTGCCCTCCACGCTGGAAACTCTGCTGCCGGCCGATGCGCCGGGCGAATCGGGTTTCACCAACGACGCCGCTCAACAGGCCGGCACCCCGCCGCCGATCCTGAAGCTCAGCGCGGCATTCGATTTTGCGCTGAAGACTTTTGCGAAAGATCAGGAGGCACGCGCGAAGGTGTTTGGAATGAAAGTGATCCCGGCGGATTTGCCGGATGCCGAGGCGCGAGAGATTCTGCTGCGCTTCACACGCCGGGCGTGGCGGGGCTATCCCAATGCCGCCAACGAAGCGGTCGTGTGGCGCGCCTACCAAACCCAGCGCCAAGACGCCGCGCCGCAGGCGGCGTTGCTGCACGCGATGAAGATCGCCCTCCTTTCGCCGGCGTTTATTTACCGGATGGAGATGGTGCAAAACCGGCCGCTGCCTTACGCCGTGAACGATCGGGAATTGGCCAATCGTCTGAGTTATTTTCTTTGGGCCAGCCCGCCCGATGACGAATTGATCCGCAAAGCCGACCGCGGCGAACTGCGCCGGCCGGACGTGCTCGCCGCTCAGGTGGATCGTCTGTTGAACTCGCCGAAGCGTCTGGCGTTGGCGGAAGATTTCGCCGGACAATGGCTGGGCTTTACCGATCTCGTGGACAACCGCGTGTTTTACCAGAACGAAAACTGGAACCGCGGCGTGTACGATGAGGCCCTGTTTTTCTTTGATGAATTGGTGAAATCGGACCGGCCGATTCTGGATCTCATCGATTCGAACTGGGTGTACCAGAGCAACTACACCGGCGTGCGCACGGCCGGCGGCGGGCATGCGTTTGAGGCGAAGTACGCGGATATTTTCGACTGGCGCCGTCAACGGCCGGGCGGCATTCGCGAGCGATTTTATGAACCGCCGCGCTTAATCAAAATCAACAGCGACCAGCGCGGCGGACTGATCACGTCCGTCGGCATTCTGCGGGTCACCTCCGCGCCCGATCGCACCAACCCCATCCGACGCGGCGTGTGGCTGCTGGACAAGGTGCTCGGCCGGCAACTACACGCGCCGGAAAACATTCCCGCCCTCAGCCAAAGCGAGCGCGTGAATGGCAAGAAACTCGAGGATCTCGCCGACATCATGAAGGCCCACGCCAGCAAAGCCATTTGCGTGAGCTGCCATCAGCACATCGACCCGCTCGGGTTGGGTCTGGAGAATTTCGATCCCTTTGGCAAATGGCGGACCACCTATCCCAACCGCCGACCGGTGAAGAGCGACGGCGCCTTCCCCAACGGCGCGGCCTTCAACACGCCGCGGGCGATGAAACAAATTTTGCTGAAAGATTACCGCGAACCCATCGTCCGAAATTTCACGAAACGCCTGCTGGCCTACGCCATCGGCCGCAAGCTCAAGCCGCACGATCGGCCGGCCGTGGACCGAATTTGCGCGGCCCTTGCGGCGGACGGCAATAAAATGAACACCTTGATCCGCGGCATTATCGCCAGCCCGCAGTTTCAACAACGACAAGACGCACCATGA
- a CDS encoding PQQ-binding-like beta-propeller repeat protein — translation MKNTVLLACIGFLGFVLGCRDPLALDPLPPAPKSIAAIESHPRFLWKFDLGDASSSSPTIGHDGTVYIGSRAKDPYEGILYAINPKSGRKKWEFRTGGSGIFSNPVVGADGTVFISDDRKVFALDGKTGVKKWGAETIGQTMSKELALDANGTLIAIGGTICALNSKTGEKKWETDSIGYMGYPPSFGVDGTFYITYGHRIFAHSIVDGSEIWRSTQESYTGTPALAPDGTIFIGTGTKGGSTKSKIYALDSKTGEQKWFYQTKGNMVDADPVIGTDGTVYVSSGDSFMYALDGKTGEKKWEFEANQWRSRSAAIGTDGTVYYGTDDYSVYALNGKTGAKLWEFPTGSIIQTSPALSQDGTLFIASNDYHLYAIKTDSKGLAKSSWPMSGQNNQRTNHAAK, via the coding sequence ATGAAAAATACTGTTCTTCTGGCTTGCATCGGGTTTTTAGGCTTCGTGTTGGGTTGCCGTGATCCATTAGCCCTCGACCCTCTACCGCCTGCCCCAAAGAGCATTGCTGCAATAGAATCCCATCCGAGATTCCTTTGGAAATTTGATCTTGGAGATGCGTCCAGTTCTTCCCCGACAATCGGCCATGACGGCACCGTTTACATTGGATCAAGAGCTAAAGATCCCTATGAAGGAATCCTGTACGCAATTAATCCTAAATCCGGACGTAAGAAATGGGAATTTCGCACGGGCGGGAGCGGCATATTTTCTAACCCTGTCGTTGGCGCCGATGGCACTGTATTTATTTCTGACGATCGAAAAGTTTTTGCATTGGACGGGAAAACCGGCGTCAAAAAATGGGGAGCTGAAACAATCGGTCAAACCATGAGTAAAGAATTGGCATTGGATGCCAATGGAACACTCATCGCCATTGGAGGGACAATTTGCGCCTTGAACTCGAAGACCGGAGAGAAAAAATGGGAGACTGATTCCATAGGCTACATGGGATATCCACCTTCGTTTGGTGTTGATGGGACATTTTATATTACTTACGGGCATCGAATTTTTGCACACTCGATTGTGGATGGGAGTGAAATATGGCGATCGACACAAGAAAGCTATACTGGCACACCAGCCTTGGCTCCGGATGGCACCATCTTCATCGGCACGGGAACAAAAGGTGGATCCACAAAATCAAAAATCTACGCATTAGACAGTAAGACAGGTGAGCAAAAATGGTTTTATCAAACAAAAGGGAACATGGTTGACGCAGATCCCGTGATCGGCACTGATGGGACCGTTTATGTAAGTTCCGGAGATTCATTTATGTACGCCTTGGATGGGAAAACCGGAGAAAAGAAGTGGGAGTTCGAAGCAAACCAATGGAGATCTCGATCCGCCGCGATCGGGACGGATGGCACGGTTTATTACGGAACGGACGATTATTCCGTTTACGCACTGAATGGCAAAACCGGTGCCAAGCTCTGGGAATTCCCGACGGGTTCGATCATCCAAACATCCCCTGCACTTAGCCAAGACGGCACCCTATTCATTGCTTCGAATGATTACCATCTGTACGCCATTAAAACGGACAGCAAAGGTTTAGCAAAGAGCTCATGGCCCATGTCTGGACAAAACAACCAAAGAACGAACCACGCCGCCAAGTAA
- a CDS encoding creatininase family protein, translating into MNDQHLTEHRYEKLTWPEINDAIAAKQICIIPCSAVEQHGPHLPLDVDMLLSNSVALEAGRQRAEKTLVLPSVSYGYTGHVMDFPGTINVHYQHFIDQVLDITKSLAYHGFKKILLLNGHGSNMPNLDLVARRCNLETDAECGLCAWWHLLTVDPDFLPGWRESEFPGGCAHACELETAMYLHLDPENVRKDVIKSGDISYNTTKSPYRFTDIYGVGAINITSWTASYSDTGVLGDAEKGTAEKGKAAFEEAVKHLCGFIDEWHAQPPPIRHEAHTQKPTIPMPWGQADSLPRQ; encoded by the coding sequence ATGAACGACCAACATCTCACCGAACATCGTTACGAAAAACTGACCTGGCCGGAAATCAATGACGCCATCGCAGCGAAGCAAATCTGCATCATCCCGTGCAGCGCCGTGGAACAACACGGGCCGCACCTGCCGCTGGATGTGGATATGCTGCTCTCCAACAGCGTCGCCCTCGAGGCCGGCCGCCAGCGCGCGGAGAAAACGCTCGTGCTGCCCAGCGTTTCCTACGGATACACCGGCCACGTAATGGATTTCCCCGGCACCATCAACGTGCACTATCAGCATTTCATCGATCAGGTTTTGGACATCACCAAAAGCCTCGCCTACCACGGATTCAAGAAAATCCTGCTGCTCAACGGCCACGGCTCGAACATGCCGAACCTCGACCTTGTCGCCCGCCGTTGCAATCTCGAGACCGATGCCGAGTGCGGCCTCTGTGCGTGGTGGCACCTGCTCACCGTTGATCCCGATTTTCTGCCCGGCTGGCGCGAAAGCGAATTCCCCGGCGGCTGCGCCCACGCCTGTGAATTAGAAACCGCCATGTACCTCCACCTCGATCCGGAAAATGTGCGGAAAGACGTCATCAAATCCGGCGATATTTCCTATAACACCACCAAGTCGCCGTACCGCTTCACCGACATTTACGGTGTCGGCGCCATCAATATCACCAGCTGGACCGCCAGCTATTCGGATACCGGCGTGCTCGGCGACGCCGAAAAAGGAACTGCCGAAAAAGGCAAAGCCGCCTTTGAGGAAGCCGTGAAACATCTCTGCGGTTTCATCGACGAATGGCACGCCCAACCCCCGCCCATCCGCCACGAAGCCCACACCCAAAAACCCACCATCCCCATGCCCTGGGGACAGGCCGATTCACTGCCACGTCAGTAA
- a CDS encoding sodium/solute symporter (Members of the Solute:Sodium Symporter (SSS), TC 2.A.21 as described in tcdb.org, catalyze solute:Na+ symport. Known solutes for members of the family include sugars, amino acids, nucleosides, inositols, vitamins, urea or anions, depending on the system.) yields the protein MTFWDWLIVLVLNGGVIAFGFYLARGTRTSEDWFLGRRALAWWAIGLSMFATNIDNADLVSLTGTTYKEGLHIITVHTLGSLLGACFAAFYVVPAMARAGQYTNAEYLETRFGPGTRVLSALIQIQYRSSMLGLMIWAIYLLLTKFLGMPASTAWLAIVALVAAAALYTSWGGLKSVVMTDALQGVIMFIGMGVIFVAVWNAAGGWSSMIETISKQGQGDLAHVGRYFGDNNKTPPVLILIGWTIIGCGYWSVNHSQTMRLAGARSFWDMKMAAIIGATISMPIMVACASMGLFGRALFPGFENPDALYPHMADQFLGVGAKGLVVAAIFAAAISTFDSIGSSLSALFTRDIYARHISGQRDDRHYLKVSRWATLAILALGFAYIPFISSKDTMLKAFLTLIPVFVTPLFTIYLIGIFTRAHARAGLIGLITGSAYGLVALVDREIHDLVWLSSNFTGRWVALTWAMVFTATGALAATLIYGKHTDQPPPPQPSGWLRNSSESLGTLPEHPFQTTPPRWLQPGPIALGLIAATASVLFLFFW from the coding sequence ATGACCTTTTGGGATTGGCTGATTGTCCTGGTGCTTAACGGCGGCGTAATCGCTTTTGGGTTTTATTTGGCACGCGGCACCAGGACGAGTGAGGATTGGTTTCTCGGTCGACGCGCGCTGGCGTGGTGGGCAATTGGCCTATCGATGTTTGCCACCAATATCGACAACGCCGACCTCGTCTCGCTCACCGGCACCACGTACAAAGAAGGCCTGCACATCATCACCGTGCACACCCTCGGCTCACTGTTGGGCGCCTGCTTTGCGGCGTTTTATGTGGTGCCGGCGATGGCGCGCGCAGGCCAATACACCAACGCCGAATACCTCGAAACCCGCTTCGGCCCGGGCACGCGCGTGCTCAGCGCGCTGATACAAATCCAATATCGCAGCAGCATGCTGGGCCTGATGATTTGGGCCATCTACTTGCTGCTCACAAAATTTCTCGGCATGCCCGCCTCCACCGCGTGGCTGGCCATCGTGGCGCTGGTCGCGGCGGCAGCGTTGTACACCTCATGGGGCGGGTTGAAATCGGTAGTGATGACCGATGCGCTGCAGGGCGTAATTATGTTCATCGGAATGGGCGTGATTTTCGTGGCGGTCTGGAACGCTGCCGGCGGTTGGTCGAGTATGATCGAAACAATTTCAAAACAAGGCCAAGGCGACCTCGCGCACGTCGGGCGATATTTTGGCGATAACAATAAAACGCCGCCGGTTTTGATTCTCATTGGCTGGACGATTATCGGCTGCGGATACTGGAGCGTGAACCACAGCCAAACCATGCGGCTAGCCGGCGCGCGTTCCTTCTGGGATATGAAGATGGCGGCGATTATCGGCGCAACCATCAGCATGCCCATCATGGTCGCCTGCGCCTCAATGGGCCTCTTCGGGCGGGCGCTGTTTCCCGGCTTTGAAAACCCCGACGCGTTGTATCCGCACATGGCGGACCAGTTCTTGGGAGTCGGCGCCAAAGGGCTCGTGGTGGCCGCCATCTTTGCGGCAGCCATCAGCACATTCGATTCCATCGGGTCCTCGCTCTCCGCGCTGTTCACGCGCGACATTTATGCTCGCCACATTTCCGGCCAACGCGATGACCGCCACTACCTCAAAGTCAGCCGTTGGGCCACGTTGGCAATTCTCGCCCTCGGCTTCGCGTACATTCCCTTCATCAGTTCCAAGGACACCATGCTAAAAGCGTTTCTTACCTTGATTCCTGTTTTTGTCACCCCGTTGTTCACCATTTATTTGATCGGAATTTTCACTCGCGCCCACGCCCGCGCAGGGCTCATTGGCCTGATCACCGGCAGTGCATACGGCCTTGTGGCCTTGGTTGACCGCGAAATTCACGACCTCGTCTGGCTCTCCAGCAACTTCACCGGCCGCTGGGTGGCGCTGACTTGGGCAATGGTATTCACCGCAACCGGCGCGTTGGCCGCCACACTTATTTACGGCAAACACACTGACCAACCGCCTCCCCCCCAACCGTCCGGCTGGCTGCGCAACAGCAGCGAATCGCTCGGCACGCTGCCCGAGCATCCGTTCCAAACCACCCCGCCCCGCTGGCTCCAACCTGGCCCCATTGCCCTCGGGCTAATCGCCGCAACCGCCAGCGTTCTCTTTCTATTTTTTTGGTGA
- a CDS encoding creatininase family protein — MKLTDLKWPEVDSLSKDLPVVIPIAAHEQHGHHMPLHTDSLLLGEIVQRAEVRVGGDILFAPLQWLGNSHHHMDFPGTLSAEPRAYLDLLNGLLENFIQHGFKRLILLNGHGGNMVPGAQVVFELRQRLRDRSDLLLLSTTYWDNGAPTAARDDFVQTQMGHAGEWETSMMLVIRPELVGDHTAVPEVPFGEAFPTATRGWTMPDRSKPGHIGTPAAATAEKGETLLTCFTDGVCDFLNRARDWDGHSWEG, encoded by the coding sequence ATGAAACTTACTGACCTCAAGTGGCCCGAAGTCGATTCGCTTAGCAAGGACTTGCCCGTGGTCATTCCCATCGCCGCCCACGAGCAGCACGGGCACCATATGCCGTTGCATACGGACAGCCTGTTGCTGGGCGAAATTGTCCAGCGAGCCGAGGTGCGTGTGGGCGGGGATATTCTGTTTGCGCCGCTGCAGTGGTTGGGCAATTCGCATCATCATATGGATTTCCCCGGCACCCTGTCCGCCGAGCCGCGCGCTTATCTTGATCTGCTCAATGGGCTGCTGGAGAATTTCATTCAGCACGGCTTCAAGCGGTTGATTTTGTTGAACGGCCACGGGGGCAACATGGTGCCCGGCGCGCAAGTGGTGTTTGAGCTACGCCAACGACTGCGCGATCGCTCCGACCTGCTTCTCCTCTCCACTACCTACTGGGACAACGGCGCCCCGACCGCTGCGCGCGATGATTTTGTGCAAACGCAAATGGGACACGCTGGCGAATGGGAAACTTCGATGATGCTGGTCATCCGACCCGAGTTGGTGGGCGACCATACGGCCGTGCCCGAGGTGCCCTTTGGCGAGGCCTTCCCCACCGCCACGCGCGGCTGGACGATGCCCGATCGTAGCAAGCCCGGCCACATCGGCACGCCCGCCGCCGCTACCGCCGAGAAAGGCGAGACGCTACTCACCTGTTTCACCGACGGCGTGTGCGATTTCCTGAACCGCGCGCGCGATTGGGATGGCCACAGCTGGGAGGGCTGA